The Phlebotomus papatasi isolate M1 chromosome 3, Ppap_2.1, whole genome shotgun sequence genomic sequence CTGtcagaactgtgagtactgtgactgaattatttctaaaatgGTGACTTCGGGTTGGCATTAATTATACTTCCAGTCTAGAGTTTGTcaagaaattgcaaaatttatttcaataatgcACTATATTTCAGAATTAATAATGAATAGGACCTCCTTTGTTCACAATGACTTCAAAAATTCTGCGGGGCAGGCTATCTAGTAGGCTATTCAGGAGTTCTTTATTCAATTCGGCCCAACATTTTTTGATGCTCTCCTTAAGCTCACTTATGTTGTTATATTGACGTCCTTTGGCATACACAGCCCTGGACAGCATTCCCCAGACGTTTTCTATGGGATTTAGGTCCGGACTGATGGCTGGCCAGGGTAAAACGTTCACACCTCTATCTGCCAACCATTTCTGAGTAGCCCGGGAACGATGAATGGAAGCATTGTCATGCATGAATACGGGGTTCTCTTCGTTTAAATCATCCATGAAAGGCAAGAGGACTCCTTCCAAGAGGTCCTGATAAGATTCAGAATTAATTCTAGTGGTCACGAAGCAGATAGGTGTTCTTGCATTCCATGTGAAAGCCGCCCACACCATCAGACTTCCTCCTCCAAAATTGCGGCTGAAGCATGTGGACGGCTCAGTTCTCAAGTCATGCCAATAATATTTAAACCCATCAGGACCATCAAGattaaactttttttcgtcagaaaaaattactctACGCCACTCTGCAACCCAGGACATTCGCTGTTGTGCAAAATCTAAGCGATTAACTTTGTGCTGTGGTTTCAACTCCGGTTTCGCAATAATCTTGCGCCACTTCAGGTTTTTATTTTGACGCAAAATTTGTCTGACTCTGCGAGGCTTGACAGACAATCCCATTTCTGCGACAATTTCGGCGGAAGACATTTTTTCTTTAGCTGCAAGATGGAACATCTTGCGCTTTTCCCTCTCAGTGACAGACGATTTTCGTCCTGGAGTCGATTTGGAGCCATAGGCGTTACCCAGCTTTAGAAAATTATTGACCACAACATGACACCTCTTCAATTTTTCGGCAATTTTCCGATTGCTGAGACCCAACTCATGAAGGACCTTAATTTTACCTTTCTCTTCCTCAGTTAGGCATTTACCACGTGCCATTTCAACTGGGTGCATTTAAGAGCAATATTTCTTGATTATTGATATAAAACATAATTATAATGATTCTATATTTACCAATTTTAATCGTAGTTTTGTAGTTTGTTGacgaaattttaacaaaatcttcACTGGAAGTATAATTAGTGCCAACCCGAAGTCACcattttagaaataattcagtcacagtactcacagttctgaCAGTATAAAATCCGAATGTCATTTTTTCATGTCAGTTTGAAAATAGCTTCAAAcgattttttcaacttttttttgcaaaatttattttccgaGTTTTTCCGATATGGAGGAGTGGAAGTATATTAATTGCCATCAGTGTATTACCGATTCACTACTGATTAAGTTCGATGtggtcgggttggaaatttaaagatcttttaagaaaaattccaatttaagcaaatcggttgacaaatacaccctccaaagtggttaaactttgatgttagaaaattcgatatcgaaatggttttcgaatataggtgtccaaggacgaagCGAAATATTTCCCTtggctacctctaaaacatattcgaagaTGAAGGAAATCGTAGGAGcctattttcgaaataaaccaaaaaagtgtgGCTTTTTTTGGGGGGTGGGGGAgtggtaaaaaagaaaaaagcctGTCTTAGACAATGTTGATTTATGGGGgcgggtcgtcgaagaccgaaagataatatcttttaccgtttggtcactagccgtgtcacaaactttcgaacaaataacaaatatttttatttttgaagtttgaagatctttcaagaaaaattccaatttaagcaaatctgttgataaatatgccctccaaagtggttatactttgatgttcgaaaattccctatcgaaatggttttcgaacataggtgtctacggacaaaatattcgccttgacttgACTACCcctaaaacatatttgaaaatgaaagaaatcgtaggagccgttttcgaaataaacaaaaaaacatagttttggagagtAAGCAGAGGGAGGTGGggcgaaaaagaaaagaagactgttctagataatgttgactttgttgttgtttaaaaatatttgtaattttttttgagaaagatacatcAATGACGGATACTataccgactcatgaccgattaagtccgatgcagtcgggttggaaatttcaagatctttcaaaaaaatccgaATTAAGCAAAACGGTTGCAAAATACGCCCACAAAATTGTTAAACTTTGATGTTGGAAAAtttgatatcgaaatggttttcgaacacaggtgtccaaggacgaaatattcccCTTGGCTACCTCTAAAGATATTCGAAGATGCAAGAAATCATGGGAGCcgttttttgaaataaaccaaaaaagtgtgGCTTTGGGGGGTAgggaaaaagaaaagtttttcctagataatgttgatttgggggggggggtctttgaagatcggaagtcgatatctcttaccgttggcCTCTAGCCAtgttataaatttgaaaaaaaaattatataactgctctctctttgagttcgagcagtaaaaatttacgATTATTTAGGTAAGAGGTTAgtttaaaatttgaggttatgttgaaattTTCGCGAATGGTGCAATTTTTTAGCTTGAAAAAGAAAGAGCTTTGAATGAAAAAGCTTctaaaagataaatatttgtcaaattATTTGTGGTTAGgttataattaataattaacaaaaattaaaacgGAAATTATAAATGGCAaatgcacaaaatataaaaaggaaaggaaatataaaaaaggtgaaaggaacgtctatcgacactttaaaaactcgtgtcagcacctattgacaccctactctgtaccatttgggaaatgaattttgaacatctctgtttatagtaaaagatatattacagaaaaaacgctatattacttatattttactagatacattaaataattttcaacattttgacaaaagtgtcaataggggttccctgtcgaacagacgttcctctgACCCTATTCATTTCAGAGTGAAAATTAAGAAGATATGATCCGTTTAAAGAATTTTCGTTTGGTTTAATGGGATTTCTGATCACTTTCTCATTCTACAATGaccgaaattgaatttttatatatcgttttgaattatttacttaTGGCTTCGGGATATCATTTGGATCGagaagatttcatgaaatcaaaattcatatcttttattttatggcTTCGGTAcaacttttagattaggaaaatttcacgaaatcaaaattgacatccctttctttctcaaatgttttgcatatgcatattttattattttgcactccaaattcgattgagctgaaTTTAAGTTGTTATGGCCTcgtcacaccttttagattaggaaaatttcattacatcaaaattcacattccttttatTCTCAGACGTTTTGCACATATGTCTATatcattctttcacactccaaattcgattgagctaaattgaatttgttctgatacttaaaaaaagaagaagaagagtgcgaaagaatgagatagacttcCGCAAATCTTTTatgaaagggattcgaatttcgaattcatgaaattttcctaatttaaaaagtgtgccggagctaTTGTGACTCaggcacacattttagatcaagaaaatttcataaagtcaaaattcacgtgtttttctttcctaaaaactttatatatcccactctttcgtactctttttcttcttctggaCATcagactaaattaaatttagttcagtccaatttgaaagccgaaagaatgggatagacttacgcaaatcttttgagaaagtgacgtgaattttgacttcatgaaattataccgagctaaaaggtatGGCAAAGGCATTATGaagttaaaaagaagaagaagagcgcgAAATAGTGAGATAGAcctatgcaaaacgtttgagtaAAAAAGGGATGagcaatttcgacttcatgaaattttcttgatcaaaGTGTGCTGGACGTgaataaaaatctaaattagTTTATCTTGGAATTAGATTTTTTAATTCTAGCGCCCTCTATCGTTGATTTGAAAAcgttattttcgaaaattattttatttaaggaTAAAAAAGAGTTTTCGAATATACTTGCTTATGGCTCtgatacaccttttagatcaggaaaatttcatcttattcttcttcttcttattagcatattcttattcttcttttaaacatcataacaaaattcagctcaatcgaatttggagtgcgaaagaatgagatagacatatacaaaacgtgtcagaaagaaagggatgcgagtTTTGACTATGAAACTTTCCTGATCtaggtataaaaaataattaagcgAAGACACTCACCTAATGATAAGTTCAGCTTCTTCATCGTTGAATCTCACATCCAGAAGCAAATTCTCACAGAATGTTTTGCAAGAGATGAGATTTTCACTTTTCTGCTGGACTTTCCTGAGAGCTGATGCCAAAATTGGTAAAATAAAGCGATCAGTGTGGACTCCCTGAGCCACAAGTTGTCCAAGACACTTAGGAGTCCACGTGGCCAGGACTAAAGTCTTCAGGGCTTCATCAGAGATTTGATTGAAGTGCTTCTGCTGAGTCTGGTAGATGAGAATGAGGAGCATTGTGGCATCCATTTGTAGGCCAACTGGAGCAGAAGCCACAATTTTTGGGATGATTTTTTCCAGGGTATTGGGAGAGATTGATGTCTTGCTGAGGAGTTGTCCGAGGATCATGTAGGAGGCAGCTGTGAAATCTATGGCTGATGATGAGAATCCCTTTAGGAGACTGGGAAGGATTGCAATTACATGCCCTTCCGTCACTTCCCGGACAGTCTCCAGAGCCCCAATCATTGTGGTAGTGTAGAAACCAATTAGAGCTTGGAGTGTATGAGATCTGTTCCCATGCTCCTTGACAGAATCAATGACCATCTTCCCGATGAACTGAAGGAAGAATGTATCACTTCCAGCGTGATTCATTAGCATTTGCTTCGAGAGCGGAAGGCCAGTTTTCTTTGTTGACTTCAACCAGCCCCATTTCTTCTCAGCCCCCTTCAGATCCAGCACCTGGACACAGCGGACAAACATCCTGGATTCGTAGAAGGGTAATATCATCATCATTACTTCGTCCTGATTGAAGGACTCAACGTGGAATCTTCTGATCAGCCATTCAAGGCACTTATGGCTGGATTGAAGCATGAAATAAGGAGACAATCGAATGAGGAACTTCTTGATAGTCTTGTCCAGTTGCCTGTTGACTTCACTGTCCTCCACAGAACGCTCCAAATCCCGGGCGGTTCGGTCAAAGAGAGtcgtttcaaaaatttgaaattccccATTTAGACCTACAATTTCTTCAAGTCCACTCAATCCAATCTCGTAGATGGTCTCCCTGTCCTTGTTGGCAGCCTCTTTTTCGTCAAAAAGGACCGAGGGCTTGTGTTTATGGTCAACAAGTTGCGATGTTTGTGGCTTCTGCAGCCGCTTCAGCTGTTCAGCCAAAGAAGTCGACATCTAAACCAGGAAACTGTTAATTCAGATCCTTGTGATGTTCTTGAGGAGAATCCTTACCTTTTTCTGCTCTCAGAATTGATTTATTAATCAGAATTCACTCGTAAACACTGAATGTACTGAGAACACGTGCGTTTGTCTAAAAGAACGCATGACATTTAAGTTagggttgaaaatttcatgaaaaataactCATTAAGGCTATTTATGAAactttcgatgaaattttacttttgaaatacagtagactctcgcaaattcggctcttttaagatcgggctactttttaattcgggcagcagttacatttgaaaaaagtttgttgtcatttttcaagtttgattatgattatcaaatgaatcaaatatgctcaaatttggcatggtttgtcttagttttgatctgattttgcattattgagggattttcatgcaatttatgttatatatgagtgtgtaaactcaatatctatatgcacatgaataaaaaatcgttgcatttcaaaaactttatcgcccgaatttctgtccaaattagctgacatttcggtcccatatgcccgaatttgagagagtctactgtattcagaGGAGCCCTATAGCCAACTGCCgcagcgattccactggatttccagcaaccttttctgccatgtccgctgattttaccgctaaaaatccgcgtggaattccctggattttaccgctcaaaatccgcgtaagcttccgagatggaatttgactctaaatttcttcctagcgttccatggacgtttgcggaactctgtatatAGCAAagacgtgcaagaaccgttgaaaccgaataaacgtcaaatgaaacatgtacagtagagtctcgcttaggccatcgctctatagtccacaatttattgaccgttgatttcaaaacactgattttaatttaggttatgttttttagtatgtgacatgcataattattttaatatttttggcaaactttattaagtaattgtgataattgtgatccacaatgaaaagatcaaggacaagtaccacaatcgcaaagaaagtggaagccgtcgagcaatttcaatactaaaaatcgttgataattttaaaaaattacatggactctatagtgcgacccaagtgtcaaatttgaaaccaaatatggactatagcgagacgagcgagactctactgtacgtcaatggtcaaaactctgcctgagcaaacttattttgacgttaattcggtttcaacggtttttgcacacctctgctgtataggaccgtctaataagaaatgtccgcgagtttccatggacttttctctgacgaatatttccacggcttttcctatggattactagcggtataatcggcagtcagccctttaaaaatttggaaaaatcctctttatttccacgaaattatcCGTGGATATTTTGCATGCAACGGCAttagaggcttccgtggtttaatattacggaattctaCGACTCTCCtagtggattttttaaaaatatttttcttcaaaataattccaaaaattgattaaaaatttcgtggaactttcatagagaatttccagaaaaaacatccacaaatatgaACGATCAGTGCCTattggcagcttagaacttggagagtagtcatctatcagacgaacactcagttgttctacttttgagttgaaaatattgctaccatattgttcatttgagtatgtctaactcgcaagaattatagcgttaggtcGAAatataattgcagaattttcgcgcttagttccatggagtcttggtcggaaagatatcagaaaatatactcagaatattcaaaggaaattttgaataaatttccagggaatgctctcagatatgttgcaagaaaatccacgcgaaaaaagctgataactccgcagaacttcaagcggaatattagcgtttatttccacggaaactctcgcggaaaaagagaagacaaattccagggatttttctgttactgtgaaactttgcggccgatcggctacagggtcTTTTGGCGGCTTTAACTGTCAGGAATCAGGggtctctcgacatttcatttttccatgcgTTTTTGCctagagacactgaagactcttggcaagttttttcctaaagtgaATTgagttatcagtctgatatatttcgaaattgtgcattaaaagctatctaaaaatacatatttcataatgctcgccgaaatagtACAAGAaatacgaggaaatttgtttaagtcgcggtgcaatatctgcaaaatttttacaaggaaaagtgaaaaatagcttcactttttattaggcttgttGGGCCCCTGCGGTCAGAATAGTTTCTGACCAAGTGGTaattcatattgagaaacccttgtcaattatacgagaaacgcttcgcgaaagcCACTCCTTGCactgcgaaacccgagaaacccaatttctgcatcgcgaaacccaagaaacccaaaatttgcatcgcgaaacccgagaaacccaatttctgcatcgcaaaAGCCAAGCAACCCAAAAAtttcatcgcgaaacccaaaaattgtatTGTGAAACCCGAGAAAACAAATTTctgcattgcgaaacccgagaaacccacaaATTGCAccacgaaacccgagaaaccaaatTTATGCAttgcgaaacctgagaaacccagaaattgcatcgcgaaacccgagagacctaaaaattgcatcgcgaaacccaagaaacctaCTCtttgcttcgcgaaacccgagaggccagaaacccttgtcagaaaaaatgggaatgagttactcCTTTGTGAAAGATAAAATATCCCTTTTACCTGTGAAAATATACTGCTTCGATACTACACTCCCTGGCTGTTTGGAAaagattctcaaaaaaaaaagaatccaaattactTTCCAGTTTGGTTATATATCTtttcttctttaattttcatCACAATACATCaaccaacaatttttttttagacacaaCAATTggagaaatatatattttttgcgatttttcatgaatttggaAAAGTTCTCTGCTGGAAAAATAATCTCAATAATCTGCATGCAATTGACCAGAATTCCAAGTCTCCTTTTACGTCTTTCGTGCACCTCTTCGACGCATCGATGATGTGCATTGAGGACAGTACCACTTCCCTTTGGGTGACTGTGTAATGCCCACACATGGATAGTGGAACCACTCAAAGGGACACTGAAAATGGATAAGCCATAAGAAAGTTGTTTACTTGAAGGAAAACCTCTGAAATGTTCAAAACTTACGTCTTCATTGTCGCAGGCAACCATGTCTCCGTAAGAGACTTGATTGCAGATGCAGTAGCGCGGTTCGTTGGGATCATAGGTCCACTCTCCTTCTGGAGTTTGCTCTACTACCATCCCATTCTCATTGATCATAACCGTGGGCGTTGTAGGCTCCACCAGGGGAACTTGAGTAGTTGTTGGGGTCGCCGGAAGCGACGAATGGCTATTTTGCGACAAGCTGGAGTTTAATTTCCTACAAATTTTGATGCTTTACTATGCAAAAACATTTACAGAGAACTTAGGATATGATCAATTAGAGGTTTGGGTAAACATAACCTTGAATTGGGGAAcacaatttgttttaaataacaGGAAGGTCTTTGATAAGGAAAAGGTGAACAGGAAATTAAAGATTCTGACTCACTTCTTATGCCTCCTTTGACTGGAGTTGTACGAACTGCCTTCACGCTCAACTGCTCGGAGAGCCGAGTGTGTGACGCCTGCTAGATCTGTTCCTAAGAGCAGTTCATGGGCTCCACTGCCCGATGAGCTGTGAATGGCCTCGTAGGAAGCCTTCAGACTGGCAGTACGCCTTCCCTGCTGCATCTGCTGAGTGGCTGCAATGGCCTGACTGGCAGCCGCTGCAATGGCATTCCCAGCCCCAATATTGTGCAGACTGTAAGTGACTGAGGAATTGGGAGTACTTGTGAGTGGCTGATGGTGAGAGACACTGCTTGTAGCGACATTTGGAGTTACAGGGCGAACAGGAGTCTGAGAATTGGTTATACTCAGCGCCTGACGCTTCTCCACGCCTAAGCTTGCACCACTTCCACTGTCTCGCCTCTTTTCTGTTTTATGTCGGTAGCGAGTGTCTGTTCTCTGACTCTGACCACTCCCTGAGACTGTACTTCCACTGGCCAAATGGCCAAAGTATCGGTTTTCCTTCTGGTGATTACCACCTGAACCTCCGATACTATTACCCGTACCATCGAGCTCTAGAGATCGCTTTTCTAGGATCTCAGTGATCCCATTGTGATCAGCCTCGAGCTCACACTTAAATTTGTACAATTCAGTGTCCAATCGACGCAAGTAGCGATCGACTAAATCATACATTTGACTAGCAAGTTGTACCTTCTCATCAGCATCCTCGAGGACTTTGTAGTAGTCCTTTCGAAGAGACTGAAATTCAGCCTCTGCCTGACTGGATTGCACTTCATTCCTCCGACACTGAGAAAAGAAAACACGGACTCTCTTGTCTAGCGAATCCATGTTATCTTCAAAGAAATACCCAAAATATTACTTTTCACGGAACCTTTTCTCTGGGTTTGAGACTCTATCAACTCACTCTGTACGTATAAGTCCATTTCTCTCATCTCTGTGAATCTATCCCTCAACTCCTGTGGCAAATGTTCAATCACTGCAATTgcaaaaattgcagaaaaatgaTAATACGGGTACAATATTTCGTCGGTTggctcagcaactgtgctaagtGCATCtactttgtgtctgcatttgttgcaaacgccgcgcagcgatgcgttgcttacaacgaatgctgacacaaagcaaatgcagttgcTAAGCCAACCGACGATTTCGTAGAGGAATTAGACCTTTTCTTAGCTGAGACTTCTATAGAAatgcattattaatttttcttatacagggatgggttTGTTAGTCTTAAGATCTGACGAATCAATCCATTCCGAAAATATACTGGAAATAGATAGTCCTTACATAAGTTTTTTACAGactgatgatttttgtgaaaaaaaatctattagggGGCGCAGAGTGCACttgccgaaagctctgggcaagattgaaaaAGTGTATTTCTTTTTGAGGTAGCTTGAAATTTACTGCCTATCACCGGAGAGTGCTCTATACAtagttttttaaagttattgaatgaaggaataatttttattcttcaCTCTGCAAACTAGTGCATAGAAATAACGTTATTAAAttaggattaaattaaattaagaattaaaataaaattgaaaattctttcCTAACAAACATCTCGATATCAATTGCGGAGAAATAAATTAtgcaatagggtaagtgtgccaaatttcggcatagttgcattgatttttttcattcgttctacttaaggagtgttgcttagaaccttgtagaaagtttatcgtctttatttactttaaaattattcttaatatattttaaaatgaataaaaatgtagacatagctttggtgccctatttcggccaccttcattctcatagttccttgaccttcgggaattcttctaatgtctttttcacgtcatctcgtttgtcgaagctacattttttgttattcttttgcattgtataatctctagagtatgtaaatattcatggaaattcgaggaacaaaaaaggtggccggaattgcaagctggccggaatttggcacacttaccctgtcTACTTTATGATTTGATTTACATAGTATGCGATAGATGCGAATGGGTTAGGActtatatatcgtcggttgcgtctacctctgtcgtatctgcatttcttttgtgtcaacatttcacgcaagaggggacgtctgtattttagtttgcaccgaatgcagatacaatgcaaatgcagatacgacagaggtagacacAACCGACGATATGGACATACATAATATGTTTAGTGCTGAACAGTTACTCCTCTCTTTCCTTCTCTATATGCCTCCTTTTCTTTCACTTCTTCTGTTCTTATGTTAA encodes the following:
- the LOC129806318 gene encoding inhibitor of growth protein 3-like isoform X1 produces the protein MLYLEDYLEMIEHLPQELRDRFTEMREMDLYVQNNMDSLDKRVRVFFSQCRRNEVQSSQAEAEFQSLRKDYYKVLEDADEKVQLASQMYDLVDRYLRRLDTELYKFKCELEADHNGITEILEKRSLELDGTGNSIGGSGGNHQKENRYFGHLASGSTVSGSGQSQRTDTRYRHKTEKRRDSGSGASLGVEKRQALSITNSQTPVRPVTPNVATSSVSHHQPLTSTPNSSVTYSLHNIGAGNAIAAAASQAIAATQQMQQGRRTASLKASYEAIHSSSGSGAHELLLGTDLAGVTHSALRAVEREGSSYNSSQRRHKKKLNSSLSQNSHSSLPATPTTTQVPLVEPTTPTVMINENGMVVEQTPEGEWTYDPNEPRYCICNQVSYGDMVACDNEDCPFEWFHYPCVGITQSPKGKWYCPQCTSSMRRRGARKT
- the LOC129806318 gene encoding inhibitor of growth protein 3-like isoform X2, which produces MLYLEDYLEMIEHLPQELRDRFTEMREMDLYVQNNMDSLDKRVRVFFSQCRRNEVQSSQAEAEFQSLRKDYYKVLEDADEKVQLASQMYDLVDRYLRRLDTELYKFKCELEADHNGITEILEKRSLELDGTGNSIGGSGGNHQKENRYFGHLASGSTVSGSGQSQRTDTRYRHKTEKRRDSGSGASLGVEKRQALSITNSQTPVRPVTPNVATSSVSHHQPLTSTPNSSVTYSLHNIGAGNAIAAAASQAIAATQQMQQGRRTASLKASYEAIHSSSGSGAHELLLGTDLAGVTHSALRAVEREGSSYNSSQRRHKNHSSLPATPTTTQVPLVEPTTPTVMINENGMVVEQTPEGEWTYDPNEPRYCICNQVSYGDMVACDNEDCPFEWFHYPCVGITQSPKGKWYCPQCTSSMRRRGARKT